A genomic window from Cytobacillus suaedae includes:
- a CDS encoding zinc-ribbon domain-containing protein, with translation MYCHECGSKLVEGSRFCANCGTKLDLDNDLNHLEDVESQTESREERRNQSTKNLVMLLIPTISLFLVGGGVYGYYTHESNLNENVMSLKASAERYAIDGDYDQAVKELDKAIELRPSYGILKDAKDVVMKADEYSERLDEVSLLIKRKKWNEASQKIALLDRDLAKEQGPLFEVISKRVKEKDVTATVGKIKLEIDQLDTVEDLISKLSVLTSLTSEEAKATQQQIVKKIVQLTIKDAEVQLTNKEFSKAIATIDKALNYSKDHNELVAFKERIERERFKFEEAEQLRLEKAMEAAEKEDLVNRTAAVEVLKLESKVDEFGDLYITGEVKNLATTSIYGITIFYKIYDGMGNLYDEGSRTVYPYTLNPGENGFFEDIHYGINKDVSVEVDNISWYLE, from the coding sequence AAGGCTCTCGTTTTTGTGCGAACTGTGGCACGAAGCTGGATCTAGATAACGACCTTAATCATTTAGAAGACGTTGAAAGTCAGACAGAATCTAGAGAAGAAAGACGAAATCAATCTACAAAAAACCTTGTGATGCTGTTAATTCCAACGATTAGCTTGTTTCTAGTAGGCGGCGGTGTGTATGGGTATTATACCCATGAAAGCAACCTGAATGAGAATGTTATGTCGCTTAAGGCTTCAGCAGAAAGGTATGCAATTGATGGAGACTACGATCAAGCGGTTAAAGAGCTAGACAAGGCAATTGAACTACGCCCTTCTTATGGAATTTTAAAGGATGCTAAAGACGTAGTGATGAAGGCGGATGAATATTCGGAGAGACTGGATGAGGTTTCTTTACTTATAAAAAGGAAAAAGTGGAATGAAGCTTCTCAAAAGATTGCTCTATTAGATCGTGATTTAGCAAAGGAGCAAGGACCTTTATTTGAAGTGATTAGCAAGCGAGTGAAGGAAAAAGATGTGACTGCAACCGTAGGTAAAATTAAGCTTGAGATTGATCAATTAGACACTGTAGAGGACCTAATTAGTAAACTATCAGTCTTAACTTCACTAACATCGGAGGAAGCGAAAGCCACTCAACAGCAAATTGTGAAGAAAATCGTTCAGTTAACAATTAAAGATGCAGAAGTGCAGTTAACAAATAAGGAATTTTCAAAAGCGATTGCAACGATTGATAAGGCCTTAAACTATTCTAAAGACCATAATGAATTGGTTGCTTTTAAAGAAAGAATAGAAAGAGAACGCTTTAAGTTTGAGGAAGCGGAACAACTTAGACTAGAAAAGGCTATGGAGGCAGCAGAGAAAGAAGACCTAGTCAATCGAACAGCTGCAGTTGAAGTGCTTAAGCTTGAATCTAAAGTTGATGAATTTGGTGATTTATATATAACCGGTGAGGTTAAAAATTTAGCTACAACCAGTATTTACGGAATCACAATCTTTTATAAAATCTATGATGGCATGGGAAATTTGTATGATGAAGGAAGTCGTACGGTTTATCCTTACACATTAAACCCTGGAGAAAATGGATTTTTTGAAGATATTCACTATGGAATTAATAAAGACGTGTCTGTAGAAGTAGATAACATTAGTTGGTATCTGGAATAG